The proteins below come from a single Metarhizium brunneum chromosome 1, complete sequence genomic window:
- the eif3g gene encoding Eukaryotic translation initiation factor 3 subunit G, translating to MATTAPPKAKHDWADDDDVEETTDLPPPQTISNKDGTKTIITFRYNDQGQKVKTTRRVRYVTHKETVNPRVADRKNWSKFGLSQKDGAGPAPDTTSVGENIIFRPSINWRKDAKDESQDPNAQSMKDKLKDKKVKCRICNGEHFTARCPYKDTMAPIGENGAADVAAGMGDEPAPSGAGGAAKKGSYVPPALRGDRAGAVGERMGGSKYGERDDLATLRVTNVSEMAEESELRDMFERFGRVTRVFLAKDRETGMAKGFAFISFADRGDAVKACSKMDGFGFKHLILRVEFAKKAQ from the exons ATGGCTACGACGGCACCCCCGAAGGCCAA GCATGACtgggccgacgacgacgatgtcgaAGAGACCACCGatctccctcccccccaGACCATCTCCAACAAGGACGGAACCAAGACCATCATCACATTCCGATACAATGACCAGGGCCAGAAAGTAAAGACGACCCGTCGAGTTCGCTATGTTACGCACAAGGAGACGGTCAACCCCCGCGTCGCCGACAGAAAGAACTGGTCCAAGTTCGGCCTCAGCCAAAAGGACGGCGCTGGCCCTGCACCCGATACCACATCGGTCGGCGAGAATATCATCTTCCGACCCAGCATCAACTGGcgcaaggatgccaaggacGAGAGCCAGGACCCCAACGCGCAGTCGATGAaggacaagctcaaggacaagaaggtCAAGTGCCGTATTTGCAACGGCGAACATTTCACGGCCAGATGTCCCTACAAGGATACCATGGCGCCCATCGGAGAGAATGGCGCTGCAGATGTTGCTGCCGGCATGGGCGACGAGCCTGCGCCTTCTGGTGCCGGAGGtgctgccaagaagggcTCCTATGTTCCTCCTGCTCTGCGTGGCGATCGTGCCGGAGCGGTTGGCGAGCGCATGGGAGGGTCCAAGTACGGCGAGAGAGACGACCTTGCTACGCTTCGCGTCACCAAC GTTTCCGAGATGGCAGAGGAGTCAGAGTTACGGGATATGTTCGAGCGATTTGGAAGAGTCACCAGAGTGTTCCTTGCTAAGGACAGGGAAACTGGTATGGCTAAGGGGTTCGCTTTTATCAGTTTCGCGGACCGTGgagatgccgtcaaggcaTGCAGCAAGATGGATGGATTTGGTTTCAAGCATCTTATTCTCAGAGTCGAGTTTGCTAAGAAGGCTCAGTAG
- the easC_0 gene encoding Acyltransferase easC, translating to MPGTIDLRATIPAAKMVSNPGNLRLLGTWNQVAMRAYVRQVFCFPIDEQLNGFDKLCKHIQNRLKLACNHFPHFAGKIYLGRTKGTVHLSTTKNDKVSFKFFDNRQCEESLFSWSYPELKAQGFPCKAFVGPCFDLPYDLTENGPGVPVTEVHARIIRGGGLLLCFYFHHSITDGIGMHSFISTFAAFTRRDETAAQNGIEDGVRAGVKSVAEYAVKNGVENGQANKFEYPANIDVDIPESETTALLESSFEDLMKDCPEYTLLPQPTGPTAPCTRRERVPSLANVRKTGRIFKFNEEKIRALHAVAQNWSGSHVRTFACLAGVVWSFCTAARLAGHQPRAPSVPNPTNLNKNSLTDKTHLLVPASWKKCAYQGGLPGYASNAVCMPRICANMDDHVVISSQQPCTKASPASAATADELLGKLICSIDSAITAIDKDFVDKRTAMFRAAPDPRFVGINLDPQEPSDFIFNSWRHLGADVIFRFPGLKPEGKSSSGGRTADAVRRAQPQWNMGAGLVLPGKLHSDYEILVTLDKASMMRLLANEEWKKWVSNDNTIE from the coding sequence ATGCCCGGAACAATAGATCTCCGTGCCACCATTCCGGCGGCTAAGATGGTCTCAAATCCGGGGAATCTCCGCCTGCTCGGCACCTGGAACCAGGTTGCAATGCGAGCCTATGTCCGGCAAGTGTTTTGCTTTCCAATCGACGAGCAGCTGAACGGCTTCGACAAGCTGTGCAAGCACATCCAAAACCGGCTCAAGCTTGCATGCAATCATTTCCCTCACTTTGCGGGAAAGATATATCTTGGCCGGACCAAGGGGACAGTGCACCTTTCCACGACGAAAAATGATAAAGTGTCTTTCAAGTTTTTTGATAATCGACAATGTGAGGAGTCGTTGTTTAGCTGGAGCTACCCCGAGCTCAAGGCGCAGGGTTTCCCCTGCAAGGCATTTGTAGGGCCCTGTTTCGACCTGCCGTATGACTTGACGGAAAATGGGCCCGGAGTGCCTGTTACTGAGGTTCATGCACGCATTATCCGAGGCGGCGGTCTATTGCTGTGCTTCTACTTCCACCACTCCATTACAGATGGCATTGGCATGCACAGCTTTATATCGACCTTTGCCGCCTTCACCCGCCGCGACGAGACGGCTGCCCAGAATGGTATCGAGGACGGTGTTAGGGCTGGTGTTAAAAGTGTCGCCGAGTATGCAGTCAAGAATGGTGTCGAAaatggccaggccaacaAGTTTGAATACCCCGCCAATATAGACGTGGATATTCCCGAGAGCGAAACGACTGCTTTACTCGAGTCGTCCTTTGAGGACCTGATGAAGGATTGTCCCGAATACACCCTTCTTCCCCAGCCGACGGGACCAACCGCCCCATGTACCCGCCGAGAACGGGTGCCATCTCTTGCCAATGTCCGTAAGACGGGCCGCATATTCAAGTTCAACGAGGAGAAGATTAGGGCCCTTCACGCAGTGGCGCAAAATTGGAGTGGGAGCCACGTTAGGACCTTTGCCTGTCTGGCGGGTGTCGTGTGGAGCTTCTGTACCGCTGCACGACTCGCGGGCCATCAGCCGCGAGCGCCGTCTGTCCCAAATCCGACCAACTTAAACAAAAACAGCTTAACAGACAAGACACACCTTCTCGTCCCAGCAAGCTGGAAAAAATGTGCGTATCAAGGCGGGCTACCTGGGTATGCAAGCAATGCGGTTTGCATGCCCAGGATTTGCGCCAACATGGACGACCATGTGGTGATTAGTAGCCAGCAGCCATGTACAAAGGCCTCCCCAGCCTCGGCTGCGACAGCGgacgagctgctgggcaAACTGATATGCTCCATCGACTCGGCAATAACAGCCATTGACAAGGACTTTGTTGACAAACGGACAGCCATGTTTCGAGCTGCCCCGGATCCTCGATTTGTCGGTATCAATCTGGATCCTCAAGAGCCTTCGGACTTCATCTTCAACTCTTGGCGTCATCTGGGAGCCGATGTTATATTTCGGTTTCCAGGATTAAAGCCCGAGGGCAAGTCAAGTTCAGGTGGAAGAACAGCTGATGCTGTGCGTCGCGCGCAGCCACAGTGGAATATGGGCGCTGGACTTGTGCTACCAGGAAAGCTGCATTCGGATTATGAGATATTGGTGACGCTGGACAAGGCGTCGATGATGCGACTGTTGGCGAACGAGGAGTGGAAGAAGTGGGTGAGCAATGACAACACGATTGAGTAG
- the CHO2 gene encoding Phosphatidylethanolamine N-methyltransferase, whose translation MSKSTGVDAEASELRQRQTRDSPIVTNQPQAVAVESLSTEDGPDHDKPKSNSKTFGRTPDGTIFIVPTTHDMVSQLLDPRQPKNLSDAVVLGILAFMILVAYSLPAGWKRPVFAVTFLFWRGCYNVGIGVLLHIQSRHRRLITWAKRWKLFEDPKTGNNPRPWLYNLLKRELEAKIPEDYEFEKAPLEYNTWLVFRRVVDLILMCDFVSYCLFAIVCGHTPEGENIIVGAARWALGIALVGFNLWVKLDAHRVVKDFAWYWGDFFYLIDQDLTFDGVFEMAPHPMYSIGYAGYYGISMMAASYEVLFISIIAHAAQFAFLVTVENPHIEKTYNPPLPRKRDLSRLQSDSNVSPDMSDHNSTDRPASTPKMATQEPPVPVHNMVGFRNMDLFRVPDSMVVLLPMYVAILTLATPTTPAWQAFFVAHALLWRVWYHLGLSIILDKQSKTKMWTRHFLKYGESAGEAWRQWKGLHHISMIMCNASFVAACYKMYSMPSDWGYGLVLLKHVLGGGLIALQLWTAFSVYDSLGEFGWFCGDFFWDQEAKLNYTSIYRFLNNPERIFGTAGAWGGALITWSRAIFIMALVAQLLTLYYISYVERPHMQKIYGRSMRGEAGLTKFIKRALPPPVKGWQESVDKVLDDTTHFVEDFIDSARPKFASGVKTIVRDTSALFNIAPARITLTKIPADLAGLDPKLYSLSVEGTPSALSNIHDRATGKESFTGRFPKHVKTMAYEYGAPLRVKWRAPANHSDKDWIGLYMVTDNRSRESTEVPSLGRWAPTNEGVYDALTADSSIVTPEHPSPKSDSSEPDMVEGEVEFNGDKLWWTQGVFEFRYHHNGRHMAMAISEPFEIRIAQFAEDDVDLDSKGMYAEAVEAAILPVVRNCFDRDPDIAPCTVDEPFGSYVERDGKYAKRIVYAIREMFGIEFAPAVVLADGNVQKLAWRICNAKEVLAPYSMSHSKGSATPAAQEFDNKT comes from the exons ATGAGTAAAAGCACCGGTGTCGACGCTGAAGCGTCTGAGCTCCGTCAACGGCAGACGAGAGATTCTCCCATTGTTACCAACCAACCACAGGCTGTCGCCGTGGAAAGCCTGTCTACTGAAGACGGCCCGGACCATGACAAGCCCAAGTCAAATTCAAAGACATTTGGGCGAACCCCGGATGGCACAA TCTTTATTGTGCCAACTACCCATGATATGGTATCGCAGCTTCTGGACCCACGGCAACCCAAGAACCTGTCTGATGCCGTTGTCCTCGGGATACTGGCGTTTATGATTCTAGTCGCTTATTCCCTACCGGCCGGATGGAAGCGACCCGTCTTCGCCGTCACCTTCTTATTCTGGAGAGGCTGTTACAACGTAGGAATCGGTGTGTTATTACATATTCAGTCCCGCCACCGACGTCTGATAACTTGGGCCAAACGCTGGAAGCTCTTTGAAGATCCCAAAACGGGTAACAACCCTCGACCTTGGCTCTACAACCTCCTCAAGCGAGAACTCGAAGCAAAAATACCGGAAGACTACGAATTCGAAAAGGCACCTTTGGAGTACAACACATGGTTAGTCTTCCGGCGGGTTGTtgacttgatcttgatgtGTGATTTTGTGTCATATTGCCTATTTGCTATCGTCTGTGGTCACACCCCGGAAGGGGAGAATATTATTGTTGGGGCTGCTCGCTGGGCCCTGGGTATTGCCTTGGTTGGATTCAATCTCTGGGTTAAGCTGGATGCCCACAGAGTCGTCAAGGACTTTGCGTGGTACTGGGGTGACTTCTTCTATCTCATCGATCAAGACCTGACCTTTGACGGCGTGTTCGAAATGGCGCCGCACCCCATGTACTCGATCGGTTATGCTGGATACTACGGCAtctccatgatggccgccagCTATGAGGTTCTTTTCATCTCCATAATCGCGCATGCCGCCCAATTCGCCTTCCTGGTGACTGTGGAGAATCCTCACATCGAAAAGACCTACAACCCTCCTCTACCGAGAAAGAGGGACCTTTCCCGGCTTCAAAGTGATTCCAATGTGAGTCCCGACATGTCCGACCACAACTCCACCGACCGCCCGGCTTCTACTCCCAAGATGGCTACGCAAGAGCCACCAGTCCCGGTTCACAACATGGTTGGCTTTAGAAACATGGATCTTTTCAGAGTGCCAGACTCAATGGTTGTTCTCTTGCCCATGTACGTAGCCATCCTTACCCTGGCAACCCCAACGACGCCAGCCTGGCAGGCCTTCTTCGTAGCTCACGCACTCCTGTGGCGTGTCTGGTACCACCTCGGTCTAAGCATCATTCTTGACAAGCAGTCCAAGACCAAAATGTGGACCCGTCACTTTCTCAAATATGGCGAGAGTGCGGGTGAAGCCTGGCGGCAGTGGAAGGGCCTACATCACATTAGCATGATTATGTGCAACGCGTCATTTGTTGCCGCTTGTTACAAGATGTACTCCATGCCATCGGACTGGGGCTAcggccttgtccttctcaaACACGTCCTGGGCGGTGGCTTGATTGCCTTGCAGCTATGGACCGCCTTCAGTGTTTATGACTCACTAGGTGAATTTGGCTGGTTTTGTGGTGACTTCTTCTGGGACCAAGAGGCTAAACTTAATTATACGTCCATCTATCGATTTCTCAACAACCCCGAGAGGATCTTTGGGACGGCTGGTGCCTGGGGCGGCGCACTCATTACCTGGAGCAGAGCTATCTTTATTATGGCTCTTGTAGCACAGCTCCTTACCCTGTATTACATCTCGTACGTCGAGAGACCGCACATGCAAAAGATTTACGGCAGAAGCATGCGTGGAGAGGCTGGCCTCACCAAGTTTATCAAGCGTGCCTTGCCACCCCCGGTCAAAGGCTGGCAAGAAAGCGTCGACAAGGTCCTTGACGATACCACTCATTTCGTAGAAGATTTCATCGATAGCGCTCGCCCTAAATTTGCTTCTGGTGTCAAGACCATTGTGCGAGACACGTCTGCTCTCTTCAACATCGCGCCGGCTCGGATCACTCTTACGAAGATTCCTGCGGATTTGGCTGGGTTGGACCCGAAGTTGTACTCGCTCTCTGTTGAGGGCACGCCGTCTGCTCTGTCAAATATTCACGATAGAGCCACCGGTAAGGAGAGCTTCACTGGGCGGTTCCCCAAGCACGTCAAGACCATGGCATACGAGTATGGTGCTCCCTTGAGAGTGAAGTGGAGAGCACCTGCAAACCACAGCGACAAAGATTGGATCGGCCTGTATATGGTTACGGACAACCGCTCCAGAGAGTCTACTGAAGTTCCGTCTCTTGGGCGCTGGGCTCCCACAAACGAAGGTGTCTATGATGCCTTGACTGCTGACAGCAGCATTGTGACTCCTGAGCATCCATCTCCCAAGAGCGACTCGTCTGAGCCAGATATGGTGGAGGGTGAAGTCGAATTCAATGGAGACAAGCTCTGGTGGACGCAAGGTGTTTTTGAATTCCGATACCACCATAATGGCAggcacatggccatggcgatatCCGAGCCCTTTGAAATTCGCATTGCGCAGTTTGCAGAGGATGATGTGGATCTCGATTCCAAGGGCATGTACGCCGAAGCAGTCGAGGCAGCAATCTTACCGGTTGTGCGGAACTGTTTTGATAGAGACCCTGATATTGCACCATGTACTGTCGATGAACCATTTGGCAGTTATGTTGAGCGTGATGGCAAGTATGCCAAGAGGATAGTATATGCCATTCGAGAAATGTTTGGTATCGAGTTTGCGCCGGCTGTGGTGTTGGCAGATGGAAACGTGCAGAAACTAGCATGGAGAATCTGTAACGCAAAGGAAGTCCTC GCTCCATATAGCATGTCCCATTCAAAGGGATCTGCAACACCAGCGGCCCAAGAATTTGATAATAAGACTTAA